The proteins below are encoded in one region of Halorhodospira halochloris:
- a CDS encoding ExeM/NucH family extracellular endonuclease, protein MVDQGRKSASIARLGVLMVLAWIAGCEGLDSHGSEQLKPVYLVAGQGSDRAQPQGRVTVKGVVSGEFLGEDQLNGFFIQGLESAPDGKPAGLFVYAPQIDEFAAEKVAALEQGRVVRITGQAGEFHGRPQLSRIESIEIKGKAPLESYELAWPAQNKWRFEGVHVTIATDMLVSGNYKLSRFGSLKLTPERRAFRPTNFAPGDGPEQPRLRGQRLILDDGSYSWYPDPIPYLNDDNTRRVGSRVKELSGVLTHAFEQWRIHPTEEPTFKDSNPRPQPLAEPAAEEVRVAAFNVENYFLTLGERGASSQRELEFQRAKLIAAASYLNADILALVEMENRADAPEGLVERLSKATDQPWELVRDPEAGSADAGSDAIKVSIAYRADRVKRVGEAQRDRAEVHHRPPLLAVFRASGGEHDDGEQQGEPFAVAAIHFKAKVGCPESGDIDRGQGCWNLRRKEQAEALIEFIRAWQEENDDIPVLIAGDLNAYGDEDPARVLASAAKVDLLAEHIAWPQRYTYVFRGESGYLDHLQAAPRLAERVTAVHTLPINADEPRFLEFDDGGPRGRYRDSSPFRSSDHDPIAVDLRQ, encoded by the coding sequence GTGGTTGACCAGGGAAGGAAGTCAGCGAGTATTGCTCGGCTAGGTGTTCTCATGGTGCTGGCATGGATTGCTGGCTGCGAAGGGCTCGATAGCCACGGCTCGGAGCAGTTAAAGCCGGTTTATTTGGTTGCTGGGCAGGGCAGTGACCGCGCCCAGCCCCAGGGTAGGGTTACCGTAAAGGGGGTGGTGAGCGGTGAGTTCCTTGGTGAAGATCAGCTTAACGGCTTTTTCATTCAAGGGCTGGAGAGCGCACCTGATGGCAAGCCGGCTGGATTGTTTGTCTATGCCCCGCAAATCGATGAATTTGCTGCCGAGAAGGTTGCTGCGTTGGAACAGGGCAGGGTAGTGCGCATAACTGGGCAGGCCGGTGAGTTCCATGGCCGTCCCCAATTAAGCCGTATTGAATCAATCGAGATAAAGGGCAAGGCCCCGCTAGAGAGCTACGAGTTGGCGTGGCCGGCGCAGAATAAGTGGCGATTTGAGGGGGTCCATGTAACCATCGCAACAGATATGTTAGTTAGCGGCAACTATAAGCTGTCGCGTTTTGGTAGCCTGAAGCTGACCCCCGAGCGGCGGGCCTTTCGGCCGACTAACTTTGCCCCTGGAGATGGCCCGGAGCAGCCGCGCCTGCGCGGACAAAGGCTGATTCTAGATGATGGCAGCTATTCGTGGTACCCCGATCCTATCCCCTACCTCAATGATGATAATACCCGCAGGGTCGGCAGTCGGGTCAAAGAACTAAGCGGGGTGCTCACCCACGCCTTTGAGCAGTGGCGTATCCACCCCACCGAAGAGCCAACCTTTAAGGACTCTAATCCGCGTCCGCAACCTCTTGCAGAACCGGCAGCGGAAGAGGTGCGGGTAGCCGCATTCAATGTCGAGAACTATTTCCTTACCCTCGGCGAGCGCGGGGCCTCAAGCCAGCGCGAACTCGAGTTTCAACGGGCCAAGCTAATTGCTGCGGCGAGCTATCTAAATGCCGACATATTGGCCTTGGTTGAGATGGAGAACCGTGCCGACGCCCCAGAGGGTTTGGTCGAGCGGCTGAGTAAGGCCACAGATCAGCCGTGGGAGCTAGTGCGTGATCCTGAGGCAGGTAGCGCTGATGCAGGCAGCGATGCTATCAAGGTATCCATCGCGTATCGTGCTGATCGCGTTAAGAGAGTTGGTGAGGCACAGCGCGATAGAGCCGAGGTCCATCACCGACCGCCATTACTGGCCGTTTTTCGGGCCAGCGGCGGGGAGCACGACGACGGCGAACAGCAGGGTGAGCCTTTTGCGGTGGCAGCCATCCACTTCAAGGCCAAGGTGGGCTGCCCTGAGAGCGGTGATATAGACCGCGGGCAGGGATGCTGGAATCTGCGGCGTAAGGAACAGGCAGAGGCACTGATTGAGTTTATCCGCGCCTGGCAGGAGGAAAATGACGATATACCGGTACTGATTGCCGGCGATCTCAATGCCTATGGTGATGAGGATCCGGCGAGAGTCCTGGCGAGCGCCGCGAAGGTCGATTTGTTAGCTGAGCATATCGCTTGGCCGCAACGCTATACCTATGTTTTTCGCGGGGAATCGGGTTATTTAGACCATCTTCAAGCTGCCCCCCGGTTGGCAGAAAGGGTTACAGCCGTTCACACCTTGCCGATCAATGCCGATGAGCCGCGCTTTTTGGAATTCGATGATGGCGGTCCGCGGGGCAGGTATCGTGACTCGAGTCCGTTTCGCTCGTCAGATCATGACCCTATCGCTGTAGATCTGCGCCAATAG
- the pnp gene encoding polyribonucleotide nucleotidyltransferase: protein MPTIKRSFQYGDHEVTLETGGIARQADGAVIVNMADTVVLVTAVGDKDPSAARDFLPLTVNYQERTYAAGRIPGGFFKREGRPSEKETLTCRLIDRPIRPMFPEGFRQEVQIIATVLSLNDEVDPDIPAMIGTSAALAISGIPFDGPMGACRVGYIDGEFSLNPTYSDLENSDLDLVVAGSRDAVLMVESEANLLPESTMLDAVLFGHEQLQKAINAIDELAAEVGKPRWDWQPPQKSTALEEAVAECIYAELEQAYQIADKQERQEKVAALRDKAVEQIGDDEREGWSCAEVGEVFKGLEKKIVRGRIIAGEPRIDGRDNHTVRPLNIQAGVLPRTHGSAIFTRGETQAIVVTTLGTGRDAQVIDALEGERREQFMLHYNFPPYCVGETGFIGTPKRREIGHGKLAKRGVEAVMPSQEEFPYVIRVVSEVTESNGSSSMATVCGTSLSLMDAGVPLKTQVAGIAMGLIKEGDQFAVLTDILGDEDHLGDMDFKVAGSLDGVTALQMDIKIDGITREIMENALESARNGRLHILEQMNKVLGQPRDQMSEYAPRLLTMKIDPERIRDVIGKGGATIRGLTEETGTSIDISDEGVVTIASADKSAAEEAKRRIELLTADVEVGRVYDGKVAKLMDFGAFVNILPGRDGLVHISQISNNRVENVADELAEGDAVRVKVLEVDRQGRIRLSMKAVEEE, encoded by the coding sequence CTGCCGACAATCAAGAGATCTTTTCAATACGGTGACCATGAAGTCACCCTTGAGACCGGAGGGATTGCCCGTCAGGCAGATGGTGCGGTAATTGTGAACATGGCTGACACTGTCGTTCTGGTAACGGCGGTCGGCGATAAGGATCCGAGTGCTGCGCGGGATTTTCTGCCCTTGACGGTAAACTATCAGGAGCGTACCTACGCAGCGGGGCGGATACCGGGCGGTTTTTTCAAGCGCGAGGGTCGCCCGTCTGAGAAAGAGACGCTTACCTGCCGGCTTATTGATAGGCCTATCCGTCCGATGTTTCCAGAGGGTTTCCGTCAGGAGGTGCAGATCATTGCGACCGTGCTCTCACTCAATGATGAGGTCGACCCGGATATTCCGGCAATGATCGGTACTTCTGCGGCGTTGGCCATCTCTGGGATCCCGTTTGATGGGCCGATGGGTGCATGCAGGGTTGGCTACATTGACGGCGAGTTTAGCCTCAATCCTACTTACAGCGATTTGGAAAACTCGGATCTCGATTTGGTCGTGGCGGGTTCGCGTGATGCGGTCCTGATGGTTGAGTCGGAAGCCAACCTGCTGCCTGAAAGTACCATGCTGGATGCCGTTCTCTTCGGCCATGAACAGCTGCAAAAGGCCATTAACGCCATCGATGAATTAGCAGCCGAGGTGGGTAAGCCACGTTGGGATTGGCAGCCGCCGCAGAAGAGTACTGCTCTTGAAGAAGCGGTTGCCGAGTGCATCTATGCGGAGCTTGAGCAGGCTTATCAGATAGCCGATAAGCAGGAGCGACAAGAAAAGGTAGCTGCCCTTAGGGATAAGGCAGTTGAGCAAATTGGCGATGATGAGCGCGAAGGATGGAGCTGCGCAGAGGTCGGTGAGGTCTTTAAAGGGCTTGAGAAGAAGATAGTCCGCGGTCGCATCATAGCCGGGGAGCCACGGATAGATGGGCGCGATAATCACACTGTGCGTCCGTTGAATATCCAGGCAGGTGTTCTGCCCCGCACACACGGATCGGCAATCTTTACCCGCGGCGAGACGCAGGCGATAGTCGTTACGACTCTCGGTACTGGACGCGATGCCCAAGTCATCGATGCACTTGAGGGCGAGCGCCGCGAACAGTTTATGCTCCACTACAACTTCCCGCCTTATTGTGTTGGTGAGACTGGCTTTATTGGCACCCCTAAACGTCGCGAGATAGGCCATGGCAAACTGGCCAAGCGCGGTGTCGAGGCAGTGATGCCTAGTCAGGAAGAGTTCCCGTATGTGATTAGGGTAGTTTCCGAGGTAACAGAATCGAACGGATCTTCCTCGATGGCTACCGTATGTGGCACCAGCCTTTCGCTTATGGATGCGGGGGTGCCCCTTAAGACGCAAGTTGCCGGGATTGCCATGGGTCTTATCAAGGAGGGCGATCAATTTGCTGTCCTAACCGATATCCTTGGTGATGAGGATCACCTTGGTGATATGGATTTCAAGGTCGCCGGTAGCCTGGACGGCGTTACAGCGCTGCAGATGGATATCAAGATCGATGGTATTACCCGTGAGATTATGGAGAATGCCCTGGAGAGTGCCCGCAACGGTCGTCTCCATATCCTTGAGCAGATGAATAAAGTGTTAGGGCAACCGCGCGATCAGATGTCGGAGTATGCACCGCGGCTGTTGACCATGAAGATTGACCCGGAGCGTATCCGTGACGTCATCGGCAAGGGCGGGGCTACCATCCGTGGACTTACCGAGGAGACGGGCACCAGCATCGACATCAGTGATGAGGGGGTTGTTACCATAGCCTCGGCTGATAAGAGTGCCGCGGAGGAGGCCAAGCGGCGCATCGAACTGCTTACCGCTGATGTTGAGGTGGGCAGGGTCTATGACGGCAAGGTTGCTAAACTCATGGACTTCGGCGCCTTTGTCAACATCCTCCCCGGTCGTGATGGTCTTGTACATATCTCCCAGATCTCCAATAATCGCGTTGAGAATGTTGCCGACGAGTTAGCCGAAGGGGATGCGGTGCGCGTCAAGGTCCTTGAGGTTGACCGTCAGGGACGGATTCGCCTGTCGATGAAAGCAGTCGAGGAAGAGTAG
- the rpsO gene encoding 30S ribosomal protein S15, with product MSLDVEKKAEIVKNFQRSPSDTGSPEVQIALLSARIQHLTDHFAVHKQDHHSRQGLLKLVSQRRKLLDYLKRKDRSRYLDVINRLGIRK from the coding sequence ATGTCGTTAGATGTAGAAAAGAAAGCGGAGATTGTAAAGAACTTTCAGCGTTCTCCCTCAGACACTGGTTCTCCGGAAGTTCAGATTGCTCTGCTTTCGGCACGAATCCAGCATTTGACGGATCACTTTGCTGTCCATAAGCAGGATCACCACTCGCGCCAAGGTCTCCTTAAGCTGGTTAGTCAGCGGCGCAAGTTGCTCGATTACCTCAAGCGCAAGGATCGTAGCCGTTATCTTGATGTGATCAATCGGCTCGGGATCCGCAAGTAA
- a CDS encoding RelA/SpoT family protein, translating into MVQTAFTDIDDLSTLTVDGWLRRLPARFDSEELGLIAQAWDLARHKGDNLQRQSGESYFEHGVATATALAGLGLDATTLAAALVHDLPDLDGSYKQILQRKLNADIADLVQGVCRMHGLGSFHDSAELESAHGSRVEGLRKMLLAMARDVRVVFITLAERLHDLRSAKEMDPSQRQQLARETQEIYAPLANRLGIWQLKWELEDLSFRYLEPDSYQELASMLAERRSDREVYIQRVRAELQAALDEQGVSAQVYGRPKHIFSIYRKMQRKGLRFDELYDLRALRVLVDSVQQCYAAMGIVHGLWTPIPREFDDYIATPKENNYRSLHTAVVGPEGKALEVQIRTHQMHQEAELGIAAHWRYKEGGKQDANFERKVAWLRQLLEWGGEDGEAEDFVDQVRAEVFADRVYALTPSGDVIDLPRGATPLDFAYHIHTSLGHRCRGAKINNRIVQLTRQLENGDRVEIMTAREERPSRDWLNPQLGFLYTNRARSKVRTWFKQRDHDKNVAAGRQVLDKELTRLGVDDVSIEELANQSRYQKAEAFLSALGRGEVTSGHIASLLRNRLLPQRPEPPPANAQARRATGSEGDITVEGVGNLLTRMARCCAPAPGDPIVGFITRGSGVTIHRQDCKDFGHLREREPERVLDVSWSTEPEGRYPVRINVRSAELNAVLAEITRLVSSEGARLGGVTTHTEQADSYRTELDLQVSDVQQLARLMEKLSGLENVDSVWRGSSS; encoded by the coding sequence ATGGTCCAGACAGCTTTTACAGATATCGATGATCTCTCCACGCTGACTGTCGATGGCTGGCTGCGCCGGCTTCCTGCGCGCTTCGATAGTGAGGAATTGGGCTTAATTGCCCAGGCATGGGATCTGGCTCGGCACAAGGGCGATAATCTGCAGCGTCAGAGCGGTGAAAGCTATTTTGAGCACGGTGTAGCTACAGCGACGGCCTTGGCTGGCCTCGGCCTTGATGCAACCACCTTGGCCGCTGCTCTGGTCCACGACCTACCGGATCTGGATGGTAGTTATAAGCAGATTCTCCAGCGTAAGCTAAATGCCGATATCGCCGATTTGGTGCAGGGCGTGTGCCGTATGCACGGGTTGGGTAGTTTTCATGATTCGGCTGAACTGGAATCTGCTCACGGGAGCCGGGTTGAAGGCTTGCGCAAGATGCTGTTGGCTATGGCGCGTGATGTGCGTGTGGTCTTTATTACCCTCGCCGAGCGGTTGCACGATCTGCGCAGCGCTAAGGAGATGGATCCGAGCCAGCGCCAGCAGCTAGCCCGCGAGACTCAGGAAATCTACGCCCCGCTGGCTAATCGATTAGGGATTTGGCAGCTTAAGTGGGAGTTAGAGGATTTATCCTTCCGCTACCTTGAGCCTGATAGCTATCAAGAGCTGGCTAGCATGCTCGCGGAACGGCGTAGCGATCGTGAAGTCTATATTCAGCGGGTACGGGCCGAGCTTCAGGCAGCTCTCGACGAGCAAGGGGTTAGCGCCCAGGTCTATGGGCGACCTAAGCATATATTTAGCATCTATCGCAAAATGCAGCGCAAGGGATTGCGCTTTGATGAGCTCTATGACCTGCGCGCTCTGCGTGTCTTGGTCGATAGTGTGCAGCAGTGCTACGCCGCAATGGGTATAGTCCACGGGCTCTGGACACCCATCCCGCGTGAGTTCGACGACTACATTGCAACACCAAAGGAGAACAATTATCGGTCACTGCACACTGCTGTAGTCGGCCCAGAGGGTAAGGCACTGGAAGTGCAGATTCGCACCCACCAGATGCATCAAGAGGCCGAGCTGGGTATTGCTGCACATTGGCGCTATAAAGAGGGCGGCAAGCAGGATGCGAATTTTGAGCGCAAGGTCGCATGGCTGCGCCAACTTCTTGAATGGGGCGGGGAGGATGGCGAGGCCGAGGACTTCGTCGATCAGGTGCGTGCCGAGGTATTTGCTGACAGGGTCTATGCCCTGACGCCAAGTGGTGATGTTATAGATCTGCCTCGTGGAGCCACCCCGCTGGACTTTGCCTATCATATTCATACCAGCTTGGGGCATCGGTGCCGGGGAGCTAAGATAAATAACCGCATCGTGCAATTGACCCGTCAGCTTGAGAATGGTGACCGGGTCGAGATAATGACTGCGCGCGAGGAGCGCCCGAGCCGTGACTGGCTTAACCCGCAGCTCGGGTTCCTCTACACCAATAGGGCGCGGAGCAAAGTCCGCACCTGGTTCAAGCAGCGTGACCACGATAAGAATGTCGCTGCCGGTAGACAAGTACTGGATAAGGAGTTGACGCGTCTTGGTGTGGACGATGTCAGCATCGAAGAGCTAGCCAACCAGAGCCGGTACCAGAAGGCTGAGGCATTTCTATCCGCTCTGGGTCGGGGTGAGGTGACCAGCGGGCACATAGCCTCGTTGTTGCGTAATCGTTTGTTGCCCCAGCGTCCTGAGCCCCCCCCGGCCAATGCCCAAGCGCGCCGAGCTACCGGCAGCGAGGGTGACATAACAGTTGAGGGGGTAGGCAATTTGTTGACCCGGATGGCGCGCTGCTGTGCACCTGCCCCAGGGGACCCGATAGTCGGCTTTATCACTCGCGGATCAGGGGTTACAATCCATCGTCAGGACTGCAAAGATTTCGGTCATTTGCGCGAGCGTGAGCCGGAACGGGTGCTCGATGTAAGCTGGAGCACCGAGCCCGAGGGGCGCTATCCGGTAAGGATAAATGTTCGCTCCGCCGAACTTAATGCCGTGCTTGCTGAGATTACCCGCTTGGTATCCAGTGAAGGGGCGCGCTTAGGTGGCGTGACGACCCATACTGAGCAGGCCGATAGTTACCGTACCGAGCTCGACCTGCAGGTAAGTGATGTTCAGCAGTTAGCCCGGCTAATGGAGAAGTTGTCCGGTTTGGAGAACGTCGATTCGGTCTGGCGCGGCAGCAGCTCATAA
- a CDS encoding GTPase, producing MIHRQGSYSDSAIDHKVAPNCEGEPTAQQSSTNAASGKGHTQQLQALQDIVDLAELGAGRLDNTLLDQLRNLEQRAAQRLSRSREHVVIALAGGTGSGKSSLLNAIIGTNVSSPGVKRPTTDHAIGVSIGSGEDAAPLLDWLQVFERHCLEAEGQLSGMAGAVILDLPDIDSVVAAHWDSAERLIERCDLLIWVVDPLKYAHAIGHQRYLANLAHHAEVLVVTLNHADRLAQGDRADCINHLQQLLAEHGLDKARSLPASANTGEGVDLLRQIIAEEVRERRAPVERLRADSQALKQQVGQSVPDPGVFSIDTHELLEMQHEALNERDLLQAAAALYRRMAIQSTASPLKRMVFWGAKKLWRGVFGNGQEGNKLASKASDKTATNTSDHLTSADRPPIKISEQRLRYGLVDAVDHLVQRLPAPAAHRLREAAAQSAKPFAAGLRQQLEESLLIEPRRRWWWRSVALLRGVGELAALAGIAWLMLRSLADWLVLPPVPVPMFVGELGWPPVLIFGGISASILIGLAARPAASVGARRHSALLRRQISRVVESQAAEKNLGSLSGELDKIRQLSLRACRGAN from the coding sequence ATGATCCATCGGCAAGGAAGCTATAGCGATTCCGCAATTGATCATAAAGTCGCTCCTAACTGCGAGGGTGAGCCAACAGCGCAGCAGAGCTCGACAAATGCAGCATCAGGTAAGGGACATACCCAGCAATTACAGGCGTTGCAAGATATCGTCGATCTAGCCGAGCTCGGCGCGGGACGCCTAGATAACACTTTGCTTGATCAGCTGCGCAACCTAGAACAGCGCGCAGCGCAGCGCCTATCCCGATCCCGCGAGCATGTGGTTATCGCCCTTGCTGGAGGCACGGGTAGCGGAAAATCTTCGCTGCTCAATGCAATTATCGGCACTAACGTCTCCTCCCCGGGCGTCAAGCGGCCGACTACTGATCATGCCATTGGGGTTAGCATAGGGTCGGGAGAGGATGCGGCGCCGCTACTCGATTGGTTGCAGGTATTTGAGCGGCACTGTTTGGAGGCTGAGGGGCAGCTGAGCGGGATGGCTGGGGCGGTCATTCTCGATTTGCCGGATATAGATTCGGTTGTCGCGGCGCATTGGGATAGCGCCGAGCGGCTTATCGAACGCTGCGATTTGCTGATCTGGGTCGTTGATCCGCTCAAATACGCCCACGCCATAGGTCATCAGCGCTATTTAGCTAATTTGGCCCACCATGCCGAGGTCCTGGTGGTTACTCTTAATCATGCTGATCGTCTGGCTCAGGGCGATAGAGCTGATTGCATTAACCATCTCCAGCAACTGCTTGCCGAACATGGCCTTGATAAGGCCAGAAGCTTACCTGCTTCGGCCAATACCGGTGAAGGGGTTGATCTGCTTAGGCAGATCATCGCCGAAGAGGTGCGTGAGCGCAGGGCCCCGGTAGAGCGGCTGCGCGCTGACTCGCAAGCGCTCAAGCAACAGGTCGGGCAGTCGGTGCCTGATCCCGGTGTTTTCTCTATAGACACACACGAGCTGCTTGAGATGCAGCATGAGGCTCTCAATGAACGCGATCTGCTCCAAGCTGCGGCGGCTCTCTACCGGCGTATGGCCATCCAGTCGACCGCCTCGCCGCTAAAGAGGATGGTCTTTTGGGGGGCTAAAAAGCTATGGCGGGGGGTGTTCGGTAACGGGCAAGAGGGCAATAAACTCGCCAGTAAGGCATCAGATAAAACCGCCACCAACACCTCAGATCATCTCACTAGCGCGGATCGCCCGCCAATAAAAATTTCTGAGCAGCGCCTGCGTTATGGCTTGGTAGATGCAGTTGATCACCTTGTTCAGCGCCTGCCGGCACCGGCCGCTCATCGCCTGCGCGAGGCGGCTGCTCAAAGTGCTAAACCATTCGCCGCCGGACTGCGACAGCAGCTCGAAGAATCCCTGCTTATAGAGCCCCGTAGACGCTGGTGGTGGCGCTCGGTGGCACTGCTGCGAGGGGTGGGTGAACTCGCTGCGTTGGCTGGAATTGCCTGGCTTATGCTGCGCTCGCTAGCCGATTGGTTGGTCTTGCCGCCAGTGCCGGTACCAATGTTTGTCGGTGAATTGGGCTGGCCGCCGGTGTTGATATTCGGCGGTATCAGCGCCAGCATCCTCATTGGTCTTGCCGCCAGGCCGGCTGCTAGTGTCGGTGCCCGGCGTCACAGTGCGCTATTGCGCCGCCAGATAAGTCGAGTTGTTGAATCCCAAGCAGCAGAAAAGAACCTCGGCAGCCTCAGCGGTGAACTAGATAAGATCCGCCAACTCTCGCTGCGTGCCTGTCGCGGGGCAAATTAA
- a CDS encoding GTPase — MNREQLHQALNQLPEQLLALDSLIARERQAPWLARRDQVIRRTRSMLGRIERVDEPLLVVIAGGTGAGKSTLANTLAGDAVSATSARRPTTSSPTAIGQVADLEAVLRHGVLSAQSESGSIQAVPVESVPAGLVVVDSPDVDSIETANRDVAERLLEVADVWLWLATARTYADEAGMVYLRQAARLDVSSLVVLTQVSLAEADEIIPDLEDKLHEAGHRQVEIYVVPQVDTAQQQLPVSAAAAVVERIRDLAPEQERAEHRWRTVIGGVRALPDELDELISEVETDRASVLALENTLEQIYGAAPQRVIEQLKDAAPLRHEVLRRWSELVGDGWLQRQLHAAASRFPRGIFDRLPFFGKRGEAIQQQAVEQAREGVAGLITEVLEHAAGEVESNWRANGNGRVILDRLGSPRASGEAAQYEQAQELVEAWEKRVAEHVATIGQEKLTQARRATTGINATVTSAAVVLFTLSGGLTLGEVALTAAGSTTTHTVLSRILGERNVNQLIEDIRVDLEQLIEGLAKQQAGLYRDLLEQAVPSDEHIVAVQEYRQRLGALQL, encoded by the coding sequence ATGAATCGTGAACAACTTCACCAAGCGCTCAATCAGCTGCCGGAGCAGCTGTTAGCACTAGATAGTCTGATAGCTCGGGAGCGCCAGGCCCCATGGCTAGCTAGGCGTGATCAAGTCATTCGCCGCACTAGATCTATGCTCGGGCGCATTGAGCGTGTCGATGAGCCTCTCCTGGTGGTTATTGCCGGAGGCACCGGGGCTGGTAAATCGACACTCGCTAATACCCTGGCTGGAGATGCCGTCTCGGCCACTAGTGCCCGCCGTCCGACCACATCGAGCCCCACCGCAATTGGTCAGGTTGCTGACCTTGAGGCGGTTTTGCGCCACGGGGTTTTGTCCGCTCAGAGTGAATCCGGGTCAATTCAGGCGGTGCCGGTTGAGAGTGTCCCCGCCGGATTAGTGGTAGTCGACTCACCGGATGTAGATAGTATTGAGACCGCTAACCGGGATGTTGCCGAACGCTTGCTAGAGGTCGCGGACGTATGGCTATGGCTGGCTACGGCGCGTACCTACGCCGATGAGGCGGGGATGGTCTATTTGCGGCAAGCCGCACGGCTGGATGTCTCAAGCCTGGTAGTGCTGACGCAGGTCAGTCTTGCCGAAGCCGATGAGATCATTCCCGATCTCGAGGACAAGCTGCATGAGGCGGGCCACCGGCAGGTGGAAATATATGTTGTGCCGCAGGTAGATACGGCTCAACAGCAGTTGCCGGTCAGCGCGGCTGCTGCGGTAGTCGAGCGGATACGTGACTTGGCTCCCGAGCAGGAGCGCGCCGAACACCGGTGGCGAACCGTTATAGGCGGTGTGCGCGCCTTACCCGATGAGCTTGATGAACTTATCAGCGAGGTCGAAACTGATAGAGCTAGCGTGCTCGCCTTAGAGAATACCCTGGAGCAAATCTATGGCGCTGCGCCGCAGCGGGTTATTGAGCAGTTAAAGGATGCTGCCCCGCTGCGCCATGAAGTGCTGCGCCGCTGGAGTGAATTGGTTGGTGATGGATGGCTGCAGCGTCAGCTACATGCGGCGGCGAGCCGTTTCCCGCGCGGTATTTTCGATCGCCTGCCATTTTTTGGTAAGCGCGGCGAAGCTATTCAGCAGCAGGCTGTCGAGCAGGCTAGGGAAGGTGTGGCGGGATTGATAACGGAGGTGCTTGAGCATGCTGCCGGGGAGGTCGAGTCAAACTGGCGCGCTAACGGCAATGGTCGGGTTATCCTCGACAGGCTTGGTTCCCCTCGCGCTAGTGGTGAGGCAGCTCAGTACGAGCAAGCCCAGGAACTTGTTGAGGCTTGGGAAAAGAGGGTGGCTGAGCACGTTGCCACTATCGGCCAGGAGAAGTTGACCCAGGCGCGGCGAGCAACTACCGGGATTAACGCCACAGTAACCAGTGCCGCGGTTGTTCTGTTTACCCTCAGTGGTGGGCTGACGTTGGGGGAGGTGGCTTTGACCGCGGCCGGTTCAACCACCACTCACACGGTGCTCTCACGTATCCTCGGCGAGCGCAACGTCAATCAGCTCATTGAGGATATCCGGGTCGATCTTGAGCAGCTCATAGAGGGCCTTGCTAAGCAACAGGCAGGGCTTTATCGAGATTTGCTTGAGCAGGCTGTGCCGAGCGATGAGCATATAGTCGCTGTGCAGGAGTATCGTCAGCGGTTGGGGGCATTGCAATTATGA
- the truB gene encoding tRNA pseudouridine(55) synthase TruB: MPKRRKGRKVTGILLLDKPAGHTSNDALQRVKRLFGARKAGHTGSLDPLATGLLPICFGDATKVSGFLLDADKHYQVTCKLGVATDTGDAEGEITEQVGIPDLDESSVEAALAGFRGCIEQLPPMYSAIKHQGQRLYNLARQGVEVERDLREVEIHQLLLEDLREGELDLRVHCSKGTYIRTLAEDIAQALGTVGHVIALRRDGLGPYRQPQLWTIEQLESCAERGRDALDATLEPMDTALEQYPAIELADDLAFFVSQGQPVFVPKAPSEGWVRLYDAKRKFLGMGQILDDGRVGPKRLIAKAA; this comes from the coding sequence ATGCCGAAGAGGCGCAAAGGACGCAAGGTAACAGGGATACTGTTACTCGATAAGCCCGCGGGTCACACTTCCAACGATGCCTTGCAGAGGGTGAAAAGGCTTTTCGGGGCGCGTAAGGCTGGCCACACGGGTAGTCTGGATCCCTTGGCTACCGGGCTTCTGCCAATCTGTTTTGGTGATGCCACCAAGGTATCTGGCTTTTTGCTGGATGCCGACAAGCACTATCAGGTCACCTGTAAGCTTGGGGTTGCAACAGATACCGGTGATGCCGAAGGTGAAATAACCGAACAGGTTGGAATACCAGATCTCGATGAGTCGAGTGTTGAAGCTGCGCTTGCAGGTTTTCGTGGGTGCATTGAGCAGTTGCCGCCGATGTACTCCGCCATTAAGCATCAAGGCCAGCGCCTTTACAATCTCGCTCGTCAGGGCGTTGAAGTCGAGCGTGACCTGCGCGAGGTAGAGATACATCAGCTGCTCCTGGAAGATTTGCGCGAAGGTGAGTTGGACTTGCGGGTGCACTGCTCGAAGGGGACTTATATTCGCACCTTGGCTGAGGACATAGCCCAGGCACTGGGAACAGTTGGCCATGTCATTGCGCTGCGCAGAGACGGCTTGGGGCCGTATCGGCAGCCGCAGTTGTGGACTATTGAGCAACTTGAGAGTTGTGCTGAACGTGGACGAGATGCCTTGGATGCTACTCTGGAGCCGATGGACACTGCTCTTGAGCAGTATCCGGCCATTGAGCTAGCCGATGATCTGGCATTTTTTGTCAGCCAAGGACAGCCGGTATTTGTGCCCAAGGCCCCGAGCGAGGGATGGGTTCGCCTGTATGACGCCAAACGCAAGTTCTTGGGTATGGGGCAGATTCTTGATGATGGGCGGGTTGGCCCTAAGCGCTTGATAGCGAAAGCCGCTTGA